One Planktothrix serta PCC 8927 DNA segment encodes these proteins:
- the gpmI gene encoding 2,3-bisphosphoglycerate-independent phosphoglycerate mutase: protein MAPKSVSPVVLIILDGWGYREQTDGNAIAVANTPVMDSLWTAYPRTLIRTSGKAVGLPEGQMGNSEVGHLNIGAGRIVPQELVRISDAVEDGTIQNNPALLQVCQQVLEKNSKLHLMGLCSDGGVHSHLDHLIGLLNLAKAKNIRDVCIHAIMDGRDTNPKDGIKYIKQLQDQIDAIGIGRIVTISGRYYAMDRDKRWDRVKQAYDVMTTDGEGNGLSAADVMLLSYTEGINDEFVLPSRIAPGAVEAEDGVIFFNFRPDRARELTQAFVDANFSGFERSYIHPLSFATFTQYDPHFPVLVAFEPQNLNNILGQVIAEQGLKQLRTAETEKYAHVTYFFNGGLEDPFPGEDRELIPSPSVATYDLQPEMSAAEVTDVAIEGIEKGIYSLIVINYANPDMVGHTGMIDAAVKAIETVDHNLGLLLESISQAGGTAIIIADHGNAEYMSDAEGNPWTAHTTNPVPFILIEGEKRKIPGHGTDVPLRTDGCLADIAPTILQILGIPQPPEMTGRSMIESAAYDVRENRSPVRMRL from the coding sequence ATGGCACCAAAGTCTGTATCTCCCGTTGTACTGATCATTTTAGACGGATGGGGTTATCGTGAACAAACCGACGGAAATGCCATAGCCGTTGCAAACACTCCTGTAATGGATAGTCTATGGACAGCTTATCCGCGAACCTTAATTCGCACCTCCGGGAAAGCGGTGGGTTTACCCGAAGGTCAGATGGGAAATTCAGAAGTCGGTCATTTGAATATTGGTGCGGGACGCATTGTTCCTCAAGAGTTAGTGAGGATTTCCGATGCGGTCGAAGATGGCACCATTCAAAATAACCCCGCACTGTTACAAGTTTGTCAACAGGTTTTAGAGAAAAATAGCAAATTACACTTAATGGGTTTATGTTCCGATGGTGGGGTTCACTCCCATTTAGACCATTTAATCGGACTTTTAAATCTAGCAAAAGCTAAAAATATTAGAGATGTTTGTATTCATGCCATCATGGATGGTCGAGACACTAATCCTAAAGATGGGATTAAATATATTAAGCAGCTTCAAGACCAAATTGATGCGATTGGGATCGGTCGGATTGTAACTATTAGTGGCCGTTACTATGCAATGGATCGAGATAAACGCTGGGATCGGGTTAAACAAGCTTATGATGTCATGACTACCGATGGCGAAGGTAATGGATTATCGGCTGCTGATGTCATGTTATTGTCCTACACCGAAGGCATTAACGATGAGTTTGTGCTTCCTTCTCGAATTGCGCCTGGAGCGGTGGAAGCCGAAGATGGGGTGATTTTCTTTAATTTCCGTCCTGACCGGGCTAGAGAGTTAACTCAGGCGTTTGTAGATGCCAATTTTTCCGGGTTTGAACGTTCCTATATTCATCCCTTAAGCTTTGCAACTTTTACCCAATATGACCCCCATTTTCCCGTTTTAGTCGCCTTTGAACCTCAAAATCTTAACAATATTCTCGGACAAGTGATCGCTGAACAGGGGTTAAAACAATTGCGGACGGCGGAAACGGAAAAATATGCTCACGTCACCTATTTTTTTAATGGCGGTTTAGAAGACCCCTTTCCTGGGGAAGACCGAGAATTAATTCCTAGTCCTTCGGTCGCAACTTATGATTTACAGCCGGAAATGTCGGCGGCTGAAGTCACGGATGTGGCGATTGAAGGAATTGAAAAGGGAATTTACTCGCTGATTGTAATTAATTACGCCAATCCTGATATGGTCGGACATACGGGGATGATAGATGCTGCGGTGAAAGCGATTGAAACCGTTGATCACAATTTGGGGTTATTGTTAGAAAGTATTAGTCAAGCGGGAGGAACGGCGATTATTATTGCTGATCATGGTAACGCTGAATATATGTCCGACGCGGAAGGAAATCCTTGGACAGCCCACACAACGAACCCCGTTCCCTTTATCCTAATAGAAGGGGAAAAACGCAAAATTCCAGGTCACGGAACTGATGTTCCCTTACGCACAGATGGCTGTTTAGCGGATATCGCCCCCACGATTTTGCAAATTTTGGGGATTCCGCAACCGCCAGAAATGACAGGTCGTTCTATGATTGAATCCGCCGCTTATGATGTTCGAGAAAATCGGAGTCCGGTGCGGATGCGACTGTAA